A genomic stretch from Thermomonospora umbrina includes:
- a CDS encoding 2'-5' RNA ligase family protein — MAIPIPDPYGAELQHWREAFGDPMAGSIPTHVTLLPPTEVDGDLLGRIDEHLRRVAEDGREFPIVLSGTATFRPVSPVVFVAIADGIGSCERVEARVRSGPLARELQFPYHPHVTVAHDLSEEILDRAFKELAHYRAEFTVWGFSLYEHGPDEVWRPLRNYPFGAGGAGPHQEGERPLG; from the coding sequence GTGGCCATCCCCATCCCCGACCCCTACGGGGCCGAGCTGCAGCACTGGCGGGAGGCGTTCGGCGACCCCATGGCGGGCTCCATCCCCACCCACGTCACGCTGCTGCCGCCGACCGAGGTGGACGGCGACCTGCTCGGCCGGATCGACGAGCATCTGCGGCGGGTCGCCGAGGACGGACGGGAGTTCCCGATCGTCCTGAGCGGGACGGCGACGTTCCGGCCGGTGTCGCCGGTGGTGTTCGTCGCGATCGCCGACGGCATCGGCTCCTGCGAACGGGTCGAGGCCCGGGTCCGCAGCGGCCCGCTGGCCCGTGAGCTGCAGTTCCCTTACCACCCGCACGTCACCGTCGCCCACGACCTGTCCGAGGAGATCCTCGACCGGGCGTTCAAGGAGCTGGCCCACTACCGGGCCGAGTTCACCGTCTGGGGGTTCTCGCTCTACGAGCACGGCCCCGACGAGGTGTGGCGTCCGCTGCGGAACTACCCGTTCGGGGCGGGCGGCGCAGGCCCCCACCAGGAGGGCGAGCGCCCCCTGGGTTGA
- the trpS gene encoding tryptophan--tRNA ligase has translation MSSPATPRVLSGIQPTADSFHLGNYLGALRQWVALQDDHQAFYCVVDLHAITVEHSPEALRRRTKVAAAQLIAMGVDPERSTLFLQSHVPEHAELAWVLSCLTGYGEAGRMTQFKDKSAKQGLAAASVGLFTYPILMAADILLYSPEPGEGRVLRVPVGDDQSQHLELTRDLGGRFNHRFGETFVLPEAYIPQGAARIRDLQEPTVKMSKSASSPQGIVELLEEPGPLRKKIMRSVTDTGTEIRYDEESKPGVTNLLRIYSALDGASVAELERRYTGQGYGQLKKDLAQLVLDTFTPIKERTERLLGDEKQLDRILADGAARAGAVAARTMEVVRERVGFVGRGL, from the coding sequence ATGTCCTCGCCAGCAACGCCACGCGTCCTGTCCGGCATCCAGCCCACGGCCGACTCGTTCCACCTGGGCAACTACCTGGGCGCGTTGCGGCAGTGGGTGGCGCTGCAGGACGACCACCAGGCGTTCTACTGCGTGGTGGACCTGCACGCGATCACTGTGGAGCACTCTCCGGAGGCGTTGCGCCGCCGCACCAAGGTGGCCGCCGCGCAGCTCATCGCCATGGGCGTCGACCCGGAGCGGTCGACGCTGTTCCTGCAGAGCCATGTGCCCGAGCACGCGGAGCTGGCCTGGGTGCTGAGCTGCCTCACCGGCTACGGCGAGGCGGGCCGGATGACCCAGTTCAAGGACAAGTCGGCCAAGCAGGGCCTGGCCGCCGCGAGCGTCGGGCTGTTCACGTACCCGATCCTGATGGCCGCCGACATCCTGCTGTACTCGCCGGAGCCGGGCGAGGGCCGGGTGCTGCGGGTGCCCGTGGGCGATGACCAGAGCCAGCACCTGGAGCTGACCCGTGACCTGGGCGGACGCTTCAACCATCGGTTCGGCGAAACGTTCGTGCTGCCCGAGGCGTACATCCCGCAGGGCGCCGCGCGGATCCGCGACCTGCAGGAGCCGACCGTCAAGATGAGCAAGTCGGCGTCCAGCCCGCAGGGCATCGTCGAGCTGCTCGAGGAGCCGGGCCCGCTGCGCAAGAAGATCATGCGCTCGGTCACCGACACCGGCACCGAGATCCGCTACGACGAGGAGAGCAAGCCGGGCGTCACCAACCTGCTGCGGATCTACTCCGCGCTGGACGGCGCGAGCGTCGCGGAGCTGGAACGGCGTTACACCGGCCAGGGTTACGGGCAGCTCAAGAAGGACCTGGCCCAGTTGGTGCTCGACACCTTCACCCCGATCAAGGAGCGCACCGAGAGGCTGCTGGGCGACGAGAAGCAGCTCGACCGCATCCTCGCCGACGGGGCGGCGCGGGCGGGTGCGGTCGCCGCGCGCACCATGGAGGTCGTGCGGGAACGGGTGGGATTCGTGGGACGTGGCCTGTGA
- the galE gene encoding UDP-glucose 4-epimerase GalE: MKLLVTGGAGYIGSVVTAQLLEAGHEVVVLDDLSTGHEDAVPEGARLVRGTLREEALGLLDGGGFDAVLHFAAKSLVGESVQKPGLYWDRNLGESLALLDAMRRADVRRIVFSSTAATYGEPESTPILETDPTRPTNPYGASKLAIDTALAEYARLFGIGGVSLRYFNVAGAHGRFGERHTVETHLIPNVLAVPAGTRESINVFGEDYPTPDGTCIRDYVHVVDLGVAHLLALDACEPGVHQIFNLGNGNGFSVRQVIDVCREVTGHPIPVVVGERRPGDPAVLVASSERIRSALGWKPERDLHQMASDAWAFLQSRS; the protein is encoded by the coding sequence GTGAAGCTGCTCGTCACCGGTGGCGCCGGCTACATCGGCAGCGTGGTCACCGCCCAACTGCTGGAGGCGGGACACGAGGTCGTCGTGCTCGACGATCTGTCCACGGGCCACGAGGACGCGGTGCCCGAGGGGGCCCGGCTGGTGCGCGGGACGCTGCGGGAGGAGGCCCTCGGCCTCCTCGACGGCGGCGGGTTCGACGCGGTGCTGCACTTCGCGGCCAAGTCCCTGGTGGGCGAATCCGTGCAGAAGCCCGGCCTGTACTGGGACCGCAACCTCGGCGAGTCGCTGGCGCTGCTGGACGCGATGCGCCGGGCGGACGTCCGCCGGATCGTGTTCTCCTCCACGGCCGCGACGTACGGGGAGCCCGAGTCCACCCCGATCCTGGAGACCGACCCGACCCGGCCGACCAATCCGTACGGGGCCTCCAAGCTGGCGATCGACACGGCGCTGGCCGAGTACGCCCGGCTGTTCGGCATCGGCGGGGTGTCGCTGCGGTACTTCAACGTGGCGGGCGCGCACGGCCGGTTCGGGGAGCGGCACACGGTGGAGACCCACCTGATCCCCAACGTGCTGGCGGTGCCGGCCGGGACCCGTGAGTCGATCAACGTGTTCGGCGAGGACTACCCGACACCCGACGGCACCTGCATCCGCGACTACGTCCACGTGGTGGACCTCGGCGTCGCGCACCTGTTGGCGTTGGACGCGTGCGAGCCCGGCGTCCACCAGATCTTCAACCTGGGCAACGGCAACGGCTTCTCGGTCCGCCAGGTCATCGACGTGTGCCGGGAGGTGACCGGTCACCCCATCCCGGTCGTCGTCGGCGAGCGCCGCCCCGGCGACCCGGCGGTGCTGGTGGCCTCCTCCGAGCGGATCCGGTCGGCGCTGGGCTGGAAGCCCGAGCGGGACCTGCACCAGATGGCGTCGGACGCCTGGGCGTTCCTCCAGTCGCGCTCGTGA
- a CDS encoding YihY/virulence factor BrkB family protein, translated as MARVIDGVRQGAVSWWHRWSDGLRERRRRWPWLDHLFRAHRRYAEQRGDRSAAAITFYGFLSFFPLVALAYALLGYLVGVSRQARDYLVQAISELMPGLAADVDVAQIAQARGTAGAIGLAGLLIAGLGWMNAVRESLRDIWLGDPTGGGNIVLKKLADLGMLAFLGTTMIISVAVSTVTTRASHVVLGWLHLAGTPGAGTGLRLLSLAVAIGFNTLIFLVLFSRLSGTHAPWHDIVRGALFGAVGFEILKLTGTLLIGHTLGNPVYASFAAVAGLLLWIDVVSRFVLFAAAWTATRRVVLSADAANRANQTEDTAPMAVLDDAQTPVEPLGR; from the coding sequence ATGGCGCGGGTGATCGACGGTGTGCGGCAGGGCGCGGTGTCGTGGTGGCACCGGTGGAGCGACGGCCTGCGCGAACGCCGCCGCAGGTGGCCCTGGCTGGACCACCTGTTCCGTGCCCACCGCCGCTATGCGGAGCAGCGCGGCGACCGTTCCGCCGCCGCGATCACCTTCTACGGCTTCCTGTCGTTCTTCCCGCTGGTGGCGCTGGCGTACGCGCTGCTGGGCTATCTGGTCGGGGTGAGCCGGCAGGCCCGCGACTACCTGGTGCAGGCGATCTCGGAGCTGATGCCGGGCCTGGCGGCCGACGTCGACGTGGCGCAGATCGCCCAGGCGCGCGGCACCGCCGGGGCCATCGGCCTGGCGGGCCTGCTGATCGCCGGGCTCGGCTGGATGAACGCCGTCCGCGAGTCGCTGCGCGACATCTGGCTGGGCGACCCCACCGGCGGGGGCAACATCGTCCTCAAGAAGCTGGCCGATCTGGGGATGCTGGCGTTCCTGGGCACCACGATGATCATCTCCGTGGCGGTGTCCACGGTGACCACCCGGGCCAGCCACGTGGTGCTGGGCTGGCTCCACCTGGCGGGCACGCCGGGGGCCGGCACCGGGCTGCGGCTGCTGTCCCTGGCGGTGGCCATCGGCTTCAACACCCTGATCTTCCTGGTGCTGTTCTCCCGCCTGTCGGGCACCCACGCCCCCTGGCACGACATCGTGCGGGGCGCGCTGTTCGGCGCGGTCGGCTTCGAGATCCTCAAGCTCACCGGAACCCTGCTGATCGGCCACACCCTCGGCAACCCGGTGTACGCCTCGTTCGCCGCGGTGGCCGGGCTGCTGCTGTGGATCGACGTGGTGTCGCGGTTCGTGCTGTTCGCCGCCGCGTGGACGGCCACCCGCCGCGTCGTGCTGAGCGCCGACGCCGCCAACCGGGCCAACCAGACGGAGGACACCGCCCCGATGGCCGTTCTGGACGACGCTCAGACGCCCGTGGAGCCGCTGGGACGCTAG
- a CDS encoding D-alanyl-D-alanine carboxypeptidase family protein, whose product MRTTSRAVVALTVPLIAAPLVGAPAVATAVATATVEPGEPVGGPRLGSRGVVVDAGPGVKGPPKVAAGSYLIADGDTGKVLAAKNPHGHHLPASALKMLTAVALIPRLKPNAVVRPTQATCDVEGTKVGMTPKLTYKVSDLFHALLMVSGNDAALGLAQAAGGLRPALDAMNEEARRLGAADTLAGSTNGLDKDLGLSVKTQHTSAYDLALIMRQGLKLPALRGYAGKNHHFWPAPPTKKERKKGKKTGGYPIYSHIRLLPGQRYAYPGMIGGKNGFTLAAGQTFVGAARRNGRTIIVALMKGENLWPDTTALLNWGFSAGPKVTPVGVLVDPVNTATEPEAGSDDRDGGVLPANPLSNEASGGDWAVIGGVGAAAALVAGGMFLVLRRRRTAPQGPPPAPAGVHAPPQAGPPPLNLPDRDAEPDATDEARG is encoded by the coding sequence ATGAGAACCACATCACGCGCGGTCGTCGCGCTCACAGTGCCGCTGATCGCGGCGCCCCTCGTCGGTGCCCCGGCGGTCGCGACGGCGGTCGCGACGGCGACGGTCGAGCCTGGCGAGCCGGTCGGCGGGCCGCGGCTCGGCTCCCGCGGCGTGGTGGTCGACGCGGGTCCCGGGGTCAAGGGTCCGCCGAAGGTCGCGGCGGGCTCGTACCTGATCGCCGACGGGGACACCGGAAAGGTGCTGGCGGCCAAGAACCCGCACGGGCACCACCTGCCGGCCAGCGCGCTGAAGATGCTGACCGCGGTGGCGCTGATCCCGCGGCTGAAGCCGAACGCCGTGGTGCGCCCCACCCAGGCCACCTGTGACGTCGAGGGCACCAAGGTGGGGATGACGCCCAAGCTGACCTACAAGGTGTCGGACCTGTTCCACGCGCTGCTCATGGTGTCGGGCAACGACGCCGCGCTGGGCCTGGCCCAGGCCGCCGGCGGCCTGCGGCCGGCCCTCGACGCGATGAACGAGGAGGCCCGCCGGCTCGGGGCGGCCGACACCCTCGCCGGGTCCACCAACGGCCTCGACAAGGACCTGGGGCTGAGCGTCAAGACCCAGCACACCTCCGCCTACGACCTGGCGCTCATCATGCGGCAAGGGCTCAAACTGCCCGCGCTGCGCGGCTACGCGGGCAAGAACCACCACTTCTGGCCGGCCCCGCCGACCAAGAAGGAGCGCAAGAAGGGCAAGAAGACCGGCGGCTATCCGATCTACTCGCACATCCGGCTGCTGCCCGGCCAGCGGTACGCGTACCCGGGGATGATCGGCGGCAAGAACGGCTTCACGCTGGCCGCCGGGCAGACCTTCGTGGGCGCCGCCCGGCGGAACGGCCGGACGATCATCGTCGCCCTGATGAAGGGCGAGAACCTGTGGCCCGACACCACCGCGCTGCTGAACTGGGGCTTCTCCGCCGGCCCCAAGGTGACGCCGGTCGGGGTGCTGGTCGACCCGGTGAACACCGCCACCGAGCCCGAGGCCGGGTCCGACGACCGCGACGGCGGCGTGCTCCCCGCCAACCCGCTGTCGAACGAGGCGTCCGGCGGCGACTGGGCGGTCATCGGAGGGGTGGGGGCCGCCGCCGCGCTGGTCGCGGGCGGCATGTTCCTCGTGCTGCGCCGCCGCCGCACGGCCCCCCAGGGCCCGCCGCCCGCGCCCGCCGGCGTCCACGCGCCGCCGCAGGCCGGTCCCCCGCCGCTCAATCTGCCGGATCGCGACGCGGAGCCGGACGCGACCGATGAGGCCCGCGGCTAG